A genomic window from Lactobacillus sp. ESL0677 includes:
- a CDS encoding RluA family pseudouridine synthase, which yields MTLFKLKFTSNSPQKLGAFLMNNGFSKQAVNNAKNHDGLILVNHKRRYTSFQLHRGDEIIFVPGQEKANPWLRPSNNSLNIIKETANYLVVNKPAGVLSIPSRYEDDDALVNRALGYFAQDKEIAKPHVITRLDRDTSGLVLIGKNPIAHARFANLSKNDFVKKYHAVVHGNFTENKLTGIIKAPISQKAGTVVRQVDPAGQPAATEYRVLEQVPGASLVELRLFTGRTHQIRVHLKSIGHPLFGDPLYGIADDFTRQALNCYYLAFPDPFLDQQVEIEISEPLDVQRLWQNLQG from the coding sequence ATGACACTATTTAAGTTGAAATTTACAAGTAATAGCCCCCAAAAGTTAGGGGCTTTTTTAATGAATAATGGTTTTTCAAAGCAAGCCGTTAATAATGCTAAAAATCATGATGGTCTGATATTGGTTAATCATAAGCGGCGCTATACAAGTTTCCAGTTGCATCGCGGTGATGAAATTATTTTTGTACCGGGGCAGGAAAAGGCCAACCCGTGGTTGCGCCCCTCGAATAATTCTTTAAACATTATTAAAGAAACTGCCAATTATTTGGTTGTGAACAAGCCAGCTGGAGTCTTATCGATACCCTCACGGTATGAGGATGATGACGCGTTGGTTAATCGTGCTTTAGGATATTTTGCGCAAGATAAAGAAATAGCTAAACCGCATGTAATTACTCGTCTTGACCGTGATACTTCGGGGTTAGTTTTAATTGGCAAGAATCCAATTGCCCACGCGCGTTTTGCCAATCTAAGTAAAAATGATTTTGTAAAAAAATACCATGCTGTGGTGCATGGCAATTTTACGGAAAATAAGTTAACGGGGATAATTAAGGCGCCAATCAGTCAAAAAGCGGGCACGGTTGTGCGGCAAGTTGATCCTGCAGGGCAACCAGCTGCCACTGAATACCGCGTTCTTGAGCAAGTACCGGGTGCCAGCTTAGTTGAGCTGCGGCTGTTTACAGGTCGTACGCATCAAATTCGTGTCCATCTAAAGTCGATTGGGCACCCATTATTTGGCGATCCGTTGTATGGGATAGCGGATGATTTTACAAGACAAGCTTTGAATTGCTACTATTTAGCTTTTCCGGATCCCTTTTTGGATCAGCAAGTGGAAATTGAAATTTCGGAGCCGCTTGATGTGCAGCGGTTGTGGCAGAATTTACAAGGATAA
- a CDS encoding NAD kinase — protein sequence MRITIAHNTNEETLRVVAHLKKRLQEKDEVVFDAKYPDVVITVGGDGTLINAFHRYEAQICSIRFIGIHTGHLGFYTDWRSDDVDKMVDALFLRKPESANYPLLEVELETEAGEKKHFLALNESAVKRVSRTLEANVYIEGQLFENFRGDGLCVSTPTGSTAYNKSLGGAVIHPRLKALQMAEIASINNRVFRTLSSPIVIAPDQWITIVPDADHLVMTIDGQRIDVRNAKKITYRISQKVIRFDRFGHTRFWSRVQSAFIGDKDDTI from the coding sequence ATGAGAATAACGATTGCTCATAATACCAATGAGGAAACGTTGCGAGTAGTAGCGCATTTAAAAAAGCGACTGCAGGAAAAAGACGAGGTTGTTTTTGATGCTAAATATCCGGATGTGGTAATCACGGTAGGCGGTGATGGTACGTTAATCAATGCTTTTCATCGTTATGAGGCTCAGATCTGCTCCATCCGGTTTATTGGGATTCATACTGGTCATTTGGGTTTTTATACTGATTGGCGCAGCGATGATGTTGACAAGATGGTTGATGCGCTATTTTTGCGTAAACCAGAGTCGGCCAATTATCCGTTATTGGAAGTTGAACTTGAAACCGAGGCGGGTGAAAAAAAGCATTTCTTGGCCTTGAACGAATCAGCGGTAAAACGAGTTTCACGCACTTTGGAAGCCAATGTCTATATTGAAGGGCAGTTATTTGAAAATTTTCGCGGCGATGGCTTGTGCGTGTCAACGCCAACGGGTTCAACTGCATACAACAAGTCGCTTGGCGGCGCCGTGATTCATCCGCGGTTAAAGGCATTACAAATGGCTGAAATTGCCTCGATTAATAATCGGGTGTTTCGGACTTTGTCTTCGCCGATTGTGATTGCGCCTGACCAGTGGATTACGATTGTTCCGGATGCCGATCATTTAGTGATGACAATTGATGGTCAGCGCATTGATGTTCGCAATGCGAAAAAGATTACTTATCGCATTTCACAAAAGGTAATTCGTTTTGATCGCTTTGGTCACACGCGATTTTGGTCACGGGTGCAGAGTGCCTTTATTGGTGATAAAGATGACACTATTTAA
- a CDS encoding CYTH domain-containing protein encodes MSKNTEIEAKTLLTKEVYQKLCAAFPVKSDFVQANYYFDTPNSLLKRHQISCRVRLFTDHAEQTLKVPHSKLVQHDFHEAVEINDDLKLAAAQKFVQQAEEETVVTFNGNVEQYLRDNFGPQLDLHLQTFSKTHRILAVGPENCELTLDATTYPDSYEDYELEIENSNPTLIKKVLISLENSYNFKQTKTNTNQPKIARAFSHCVRM; translated from the coding sequence ATGAGTAAAAATACTGAAATTGAAGCTAAAACATTATTAACCAAAGAAGTTTATCAAAAATTATGTGCTGCTTTCCCCGTTAAAAGTGACTTTGTGCAGGCGAATTATTATTTTGATACCCCTAATAGTTTATTAAAAAGGCACCAAATTAGCTGTCGCGTGCGCTTATTCACAGATCATGCCGAACAAACGCTTAAAGTCCCCCACTCAAAGCTGGTACAACACGACTTTCATGAAGCAGTCGAAATTAACGACGATTTAAAACTAGCAGCTGCCCAAAAATTCGTCCAACAAGCAGAAGAAGAGACGGTCGTAACATTTAATGGTAATGTTGAACAATACTTGCGAGATAATTTTGGTCCCCAACTTGATTTGCACTTGCAAACTTTTAGCAAAACTCACCGTATTTTGGCTGTCGGTCCCGAAAATTGTGAGTTGACATTAGATGCCACCACCTACCCAGATTCTTACGAGGATTACGAATTAGAAATTGAAAACTCTAATCCCACTTTAATCAAAAAAGTTCTTATTTCGCTCGAAAACAGCTATAATTTTAAGCAAACTAAAACTAATACTAATCAACCAAAGATTGCTCGGGCCTTCAGTCATTGTGTTAGAATGTAA
- a CDS encoding lantibiotic protection ABC transporter ATP-binding protein, with the protein MDDNELLITTKNLTKKYGQTEVIKNLSLAIPKNTVYGLLGVNGAGKSTTLKMITGIVRPTNGCIYYKGKPWQRQVLNEIGALIETPPLYSNLTAFENLLVRTTSLSLPKERINEVLTIVDLMNVGKKRVKQFSLGMKQRLGIALALINKPNLLILDEPTNGLDPLGIEALRKLIRSLPKKGVTVIFSSHILAEVENVADEIGIIAAGKLGYQGKIPNNTKKLEKLFMTVVRKGLVDE; encoded by the coding sequence GTGGATGATAATGAGTTATTGATAACAACGAAAAATTTGACTAAAAAGTATGGTCAAACTGAAGTAATTAAGAATTTATCGTTAGCAATTCCTAAAAATACAGTTTATGGCCTATTAGGAGTAAATGGTGCAGGGAAATCGACAACGCTTAAAATGATTACCGGAATTGTTCGGCCAACTAATGGGTGTATTTATTATAAAGGCAAACCTTGGCAAAGACAGGTTCTGAATGAAATTGGTGCACTAATTGAAACGCCACCTTTGTATAGCAATTTAACTGCGTTTGAAAATTTGCTGGTTAGGACAACTTCTTTAAGCTTACCAAAAGAAAGAATTAATGAAGTATTGACAATAGTTGATTTAATGAATGTAGGTAAGAAAAGGGTTAAACAATTTTCTTTAGGGATGAAGCAACGGTTAGGGATTGCTTTAGCATTGATTAATAAACCAAACTTACTTATTTTGGATGAGCCAACTAATGGTCTTGATCCCTTAGGAATTGAAGCTTTACGTAAATTAATTCGTTCTCTGCCCAAAAAAGGAGTCACGGTTATTTTTTCGAGTCATATTTTGGCTGAAGTTGAGAATGTAGCTGATGAAATTGGAATTATTGCTGCTGGCAAGTTAGGCTACCAGGGAAAAATACCGAATAATACTAAGAAATT
- a CDS encoding competence protein CoiA family protein — protein sequence MYAALLNKQLVLAATEAAQINNKAQKNYSCPRCHHRVQLIKTAQGAYFKHLTRSTSMMGEKEEHALSKVLLKEALREAGFHAQLEIPLAEGQLRADVLASPQLAFEVQCAPLSLTEFNHRHQLYSEIGVVDVWVVGQRHYLQRQIKKSQQIFFRKNQLWRDYYLEINPKRRQLILKYNVLLEPVTSRVHYQMTTFTLNAQGLQLLWHFRPRLKTYQVNPAEQRRYLAQQLMQKTKIGQSIATALYAEKMTLDDLPEKIFTEMRHVSQLNNVLAYLD from the coding sequence TTGTACGCAGCATTATTAAATAAGCAATTGGTTCTGGCTGCTACTGAAGCAGCACAGATTAACAATAAAGCTCAAAAAAATTATTCTTGTCCACGATGTCATCATCGCGTGCAGCTGATTAAAACAGCTCAAGGGGCGTATTTTAAGCATTTAACGCGGTCAACTAGCATGATGGGTGAAAAAGAAGAACATGCGCTGAGTAAAGTGCTACTTAAAGAAGCATTGCGAGAAGCTGGTTTTCACGCACAACTAGAAATTCCACTTGCTGAGGGGCAGCTTCGAGCAGATGTTTTAGCAAGCCCGCAATTAGCGTTTGAAGTGCAATGTGCGCCGCTAAGCTTGACAGAATTTAACCATCGGCATCAGTTGTATTCTGAAATTGGGGTGGTTGATGTTTGGGTTGTGGGGCAGCGTCATTATTTACAAAGGCAAATAAAAAAGTCACAACAGATTTTTTTCCGTAAAAACCAGTTGTGGCGAGATTATTATTTGGAAATTAATCCTAAAAGAAGGCAATTAATTCTTAAGTACAATGTTTTACTTGAGCCGGTAACTAGTCGAGTTCATTATCAAATGACAACATTTACTTTAAACGCGCAAGGATTGCAACTTTTGTGGCATTTTCGGCCGCGGCTGAAGACATATCAAGTTAATCCTGCTGAGCAGCGACGATATTTAGCACAGCAATTAATGCAAAAAACAAAAATAGGGCAGTCAATTGCGACTGCCTTGTATGCTGAAAAGATGACACTCGATGATCTACCAGAAAAAATTTTTACTGAGATGCGTCACGTGAGCCAACTTAATAATGTTCTTGCGTACTTAGATTAG
- a CDS encoding GTP pyrophosphokinase family protein: protein MEMDWDNFLWPYTEAVNELKVKFRALRQSFLTKGEHSPIEFVVGRVKTVDSIKEKMTRRVISPDVIETDMQDIAGIRIVCQFVDDIYKVVDLIHDRQDMEVLEERDYVQNAKPSGYRSYHMVISYTVYLPDGAKKLLAEIQVRTLAMNFWATVEHTLNYKYQGSYPDDISKRLKSTAETAYKLDEEMSLIKDEVQEAQKIFTKNKGKEKL from the coding sequence ATGGAAATGGATTGGGACAACTTTTTATGGCCATATACAGAGGCCGTTAATGAGCTAAAAGTAAAATTTCGGGCCCTTAGACAGAGTTTCTTAACTAAGGGAGAACACTCGCCAATTGAGTTTGTCGTTGGTCGGGTAAAAACAGTTGATTCGATTAAAGAAAAAATGACACGGCGGGTAATTAGTCCCGACGTGATTGAAACCGATATGCAAGACATTGCCGGCATTCGGATTGTTTGTCAGTTTGTTGACGATATTTATAAGGTAGTGGACTTGATTCATGACCGGCAAGACATGGAAGTCTTAGAAGAACGCGACTATGTGCAGAACGCCAAGCCTTCTGGCTACCGGTCTTACCACATGGTAATTTCCTATACGGTTTATTTGCCGGACGGTGCTAAAAAGTTGCTGGCTGAAATTCAGGTACGAACATTAGCGATGAATTTTTGGGCAACGGTCGAGCATACTTTGAATTACAAATATCAGGGCTCTTATCCAGATGATATTTCCAAGCGTCTTAAGTCAACGGCGGAGACGGCGTACAAGCTAGACGAGGAAATGTCTTTAATTAAGGATGAGGTTCAGGAAGCGCAGAAGATTTTTACCAAGAATAAAGGCAAGGAAAAATTATGA
- a CDS encoding DsbA family protein, protein MFEIFLFVNPIGIYCYETELLIKQAIDELNIDTCFNYIPITNTKVIKEDILRRRKEGQKLTDISKYTMASFQTLRLYHAIKFEYGNKKARAYLFELQQALNINFNRYSENLARKITKKLNIDFNKITSPKTNKYVDKSIKQDLELADKLGVRNTPTTIIYNESGNYNGILLEGIVAHDRLIKVLKHDSCLIENFEEETKDCALRKTNHLRLI, encoded by the coding sequence ATGTTTGAGATTTTTCTCTTTGTCAATCCAATTGGCATCTACTGTTATGAAACAGAACTTTTAATTAAGCAGGCCATTGATGAACTTAACATTGATACTTGCTTTAATTACATTCCGATTACTAACACCAAAGTAATTAAAGAGGATATTTTACGACGACGTAAAGAAGGTCAAAAGTTAACTGACATATCCAAGTATACAATGGCCTCTTTTCAAACGCTGCGCCTTTATCATGCGATTAAGTTTGAATATGGTAATAAGAAAGCTCGGGCCTATTTGTTTGAATTACAACAGGCCCTAAACATTAATTTCAATCGTTATTCTGAAAATTTAGCCCGAAAAATAACTAAAAAATTGAATATCGATTTTAACAAGATTACTAGTCCCAAAACTAATAAGTACGTTGATAAGTCTATCAAACAGGACTTGGAACTTGCCGATAAACTTGGCGTGCGCAACACACCAACAACTATCATTTATAATGAGAGTGGCAATTACAACGGCATTTTATTGGAGGGAATTGTTGCTCATGATAGATTAATTAAGGTTTTAAAACATGATTCCTGCTTAATTGAAAACTTTGAAGAAGAAACTAAAGATTGTGCTTTGCGTAAAACTAATCATTTGCGCCTAATCTAA